In Sphingobium amiense, a genomic segment contains:
- a CDS encoding DUF6127 family protein, with protein MKDEMLARLVAQAEGQVADMVTIRALIEEASERGAGRALERLGLADRGAEGDVRELRELLSAWRDAKKAARGAVIGWMARIAMALILLGIAVKTGLVGLVRTGL; from the coding sequence ATGAAGGATGAGATGCTGGCGCGGCTGGTCGCGCAGGCGGAGGGGCAGGTCGCCGACATGGTGACGATCCGCGCGCTGATCGAAGAAGCGAGCGAGCGGGGCGCGGGCCGGGCGCTGGAGCGGCTGGGGCTGGCGGATCGCGGCGCGGAGGGCGATGTGCGGGAACTGCGCGAGCTGCTGTCGGCGTGGCGCGACGCGAAGAAGGCGGCGCGCGGCGCGGTGATCGGCTGGATGGCAAGGATCGCCATGGCGCTGATCTTGCTGGGGATCGCGGTGAAGACGGGACTTGTCGGATTGGTTCGCACCGGTCTTTGA
- a CDS encoding HK97 family phage prohead protease: MAGDLRFAGYAAIFDRVDRGGDVVRAGAFGDIAAAGVPLLWQHGPGAVIGTVESAREDARGLRVIARVSRSSAAGREAAAALVEGAVDGLSFGYRVKAARGARPRELLALELVEVSVVTHPMQPLARVVKVEG, encoded by the coding sequence ATGGCAGGCGACCTGCGCTTTGCCGGATATGCGGCGATATTCGACCGGGTGGACCGGGGCGGCGATGTGGTGCGGGCGGGGGCCTTTGGCGACATCGCGGCGGCGGGCGTGCCTTTGCTGTGGCAGCATGGGCCGGGCGCGGTGATCGGCACGGTCGAGAGCGCGCGGGAAGATGCGCGCGGGCTGCGGGTGATTGCGCGGGTGTCGCGGTCGAGCGCTGCGGGGCGGGAGGCGGCGGCGGCGCTTGTCGAGGGCGCGGTGGATGGCCTCAGCTTCGGTTATCGCGTCAAGGCGGCGCGGGGCGCGAGGCCGCGCGAGCTGCTGGCGCTGGAACTGGTGGAGGTGAGCGTGGTGACGCACCCGATGCAGCCGCTGGCAAGGGTGGTGAAGGTGGAGGGGTGA
- a CDS encoding phage portal protein gives MKWFGTKAAAGDARPVLARAWGTGAVALGEWPASYEAQVRAGVMGNAVAQRAMRLVSEGAGACQIKVRTADTMGAGDGARILALVGRASAGQGLIETLACHLLLHGNAYVQVIGGADGMPAELFALRPERVSVEADARGWPAAYLYRVGESVTRLHPEDAAGRTSVLHLKSLHPLDDHYGLGCVGAAAGAVAIHNAASVWNKALLDNAARPSGAMVYEPGDGSVLSPEQYERVKREMEAAFAGAANAGRPMLLEGGLSWKAMSLTPAEMDFVGLKSAAAREIALAFGVPPMLMGLPGDNSYANYREANKALWRQAILPLVAKICGGLSQGLSGWWPGVAVEADLDAVPALSDERAALWERVAAADFLSADEKKAMLGL, from the coding sequence ATGAAATGGTTCGGGACGAAGGCGGCCGCGGGCGATGCGCGGCCGGTGCTGGCGCGTGCATGGGGCACGGGGGCGGTGGCGCTGGGGGAGTGGCCCGCAAGCTATGAGGCGCAGGTGCGCGCGGGCGTGATGGGCAATGCCGTGGCGCAACGGGCGATGCGGCTGGTGTCGGAGGGCGCGGGGGCGTGCCAGATCAAGGTGCGGACCGCCGATACGATGGGCGCGGGGGACGGCGCGCGCATCCTCGCGCTGGTCGGGCGGGCTTCGGCGGGACAGGGGCTGATCGAGACGCTGGCCTGCCATCTGCTGCTGCACGGCAACGCCTATGTTCAGGTGATCGGCGGCGCGGACGGGATGCCCGCCGAACTTTTCGCGCTGCGGCCCGAGCGGGTGAGTGTGGAGGCGGACGCGCGCGGCTGGCCCGCCGCCTATCTCTATCGTGTGGGAGAGAGCGTGACGCGGCTGCACCCGGAGGATGCGGCGGGGCGGACGAGCGTGCTGCATCTGAAGTCGCTCCATCCGCTCGACGATCATTATGGCCTCGGCTGCGTCGGCGCGGCGGCGGGCGCGGTGGCGATCCACAATGCGGCGAGCGTCTGGAACAAGGCGCTGCTGGACAATGCGGCGCGGCCCAGCGGCGCGATGGTCTATGAGCCGGGCGACGGATCGGTGCTGTCGCCCGAGCAATATGAGCGGGTGAAGCGCGAGATGGAGGCGGCCTTCGCGGGCGCGGCCAATGCCGGGCGGCCGATGCTGCTGGAGGGGGGCTTAAGCTGGAAGGCGATGAGCCTGACGCCCGCCGAGATGGATTTTGTGGGGCTGAAAAGCGCGGCGGCGCGGGAGATCGCGCTGGCGTTCGGGGTGCCGCCGATGCTGATGGGGCTGCCCGGCGACAACAGCTACGCCAATTATCGCGAGGCGAACAAGGCGCTGTGGCGGCAGGCGATCCTGCCGCTGGTGGCGAAGATCTGCGGCGGATTGAGCCAGGGTCTGAGCGGCTGGTGGCCGGGCGTCGCGGTGGAGGCGGACCTGGACGCGGTGCCTGCGCTGTCGGACGAGCGGGCGGCTTTGTGGGAGCGGGTAGCGGCGGCGGATTTTCTGTCGGCGGACGAGAAGAAGGCGATGCTGGGGCTTTAG